GGCCACGGCGCAGGTGCGGATCCCGCGCGGCTGGTGGCTGCTGTGGGCCGCGTGGCTGCCGCTGGGCGCCGGCGAtccgcccgccgcgcccgggtccccgcccgcgcccccgtcCCGGTCCgcgcccccgtccccgcccccgtccccgtcccggCTGCGCTGCCTGCAGGTGTCGGTGTTCGCCAACGGCAGCTGGGCGCGCACGGACGGGCAGGCTTGGCTCGGGGAGCTGCAGGCCTTCGGCTGGAGCAACGGCTCGGACGCCGTCCGCTGCCTCCGGCCCTGGGCGCGCGGCGCGTGGGGCGCGGGGAGGTGGCGCGCGCTGCAGGAGCAGCTGGGCCTGTACCGCCGCAGCTTCACCCGGGACGTGCGGGAGCTCGTGAAGATGCTGCAGCTGCGCTGTGAGCCCCCGGCCCCggcggccgccccctccccgggcccccgaCCCGCACCCGCGCCCGCGCCCTGACCTGGTCCCCGCCCCGCCTGCTCGCAGACCCCTTGGAGATCCAGGTGTCCGCCGGCTGCGAGGTGCGCCCCGGGAACACCTCCGAGGACTTCTTCCACGCAGCCGTCCAGGGGGAAGAGATCCTGAGTTTCCAAGGGTCTCACTGGGTGCCCGCGCCCCAGGCCCCGCGCTGGGTGCACAGGGCCACCAAGGAGCTCAACAAGGACCAGGGGACCAGGAGGACGGTGCGGGAGCTcctccgggacacctgccccccgttTGTCAGAGGCctgctggaggcagggaggtcGGAACTGGAGAAGCAAGGTGagcctgcccctcacccctgcctgcACCCCGGTGCATGGGCGCTGGGGCCAGACTCTGGGGTCAccggggagtggggtgggggcctgAGGCTGTTTACTCCTCCTGCAGAGGCTCACTCAGcacccctggggtcccaggagctGAATTAGGTAGACAGTGGGGGTCAAGCAGGGTCTCTGCCCAAAGAGACCGGGGAACAGTTAGAGCAGTACACCTCACAGGGCTCTGCAGGGGATCCCGGAGGATCTGTGAGGGGCTGTGAGGGAGAGTCAGGAGGGCCTCCACCCCAGCGGGTCGCCACCTTGAGATCCCCCGCTTCCTCGTTGGACACAGAGCGACCCGAGGCCTGGCTGTCCGCGGGCCCCGCTCCCGGGCCTGGCCGGCTGCGGCTGGTGTGCCACGTCTCCGGCTTCCACCCCAAGCCTGTGCGGGTGACGTGGATGCGGGGCGAGCAGGAGCAACGGGGCACCCGGCGAGGCGACGTCCTGCCCCATGCTGACGGCACGTGGTATCTCCGAGCGACCCTGGACGTGGCAGCCCAGGAGGCAGCCGGCCTGTCCTGCCGGGTGAAGCACAGCAGTCTAGGGGGCCAGGACATGGTCCTCCactggggtgaggaggggctggggccccACTGTGCACGAGGAGGGGGGTCTGCGAGCATCCAGAGGGGCCTGGGCCACAGGTGGGTTTGGACACACAGGACAGAGGAGTTTCCAAGATGAGCCCGCTCCCCGCCAGGAGGGCAGCCACTTAGAGGAACAAAGTCTGCACAGGAGAAGGGTCGGGATGGGGCACCGTCCACCATGGGTGGGGGCTCAGTCGgcggagcgtctgccttcagctcaggtcgtgggatcataggatccagccctgggtggggctcctgcttggtggggagcctgcttctccctctccctctgctgcccgccccccaccctccggCTTGTGCTAGTGCAcgctctatctctttctctttctttctctttttctctgtcaaataaataaaatcttaaaaaaagggggggggggttgagaTAAATGTcccatatttaagaaaaaagagaccaaacAATTTGCAGGTCCAGAAGTAGGTGTCAAATAAAGAATCCCAGGAGGGGTCCCTCCCCCAGAGAGGCAGGGTTGAGGGCTCCCTGACTGTGCCCCGCCTAGAGGCCCCTTGTCCCCAGCTCCTTTGAAACCGGTGCCATTCTTCTGAGTTTAGGGCTGAAGGGACGGGCACTGAGCTGGGTCGGGTCCGCTGGCCCTGGTCCCGCGGGGGGAGTGGAAGAGCTGACCCAGGTCGGCCTGGCCGCTGGGGTCCTTCCTCTGCGCGGGGTCCCGCCTTGTGCTCCAGCGCGGGGTCCTGGCCCCTAGGCCCGGAGACGAGACGGGCTCCCTGGATTGCAGAGGAACAGAGTGGGCGCTCCCTGGGGGGAGGCGGTGAGAAGTGCTTCGACACCCTCCTGTGGGCATAGGAAGGGGTCCTGGGGTGAGAGCCTGTGATCCCCACGCAGGGAGGAGCCGCTCCTCCGCGTGGCTGGTCGCCGTGGCCGTGCTGGGGTCCCTCCTGGTGATCGGGTGCCTTGGATGCTCAGCCGCCTGGTGCAGGGCGCGCCGGTAGGTGTCCCCTTCCTGACCCCccttccctcagcctctccccgTTGCctcgccccctgcgccccccttAATGCCTTCTCCCCCCTACACCTTCTCAGCTCCTATCAAGACATCTTGTGACTGTGCTCGCCGCACCTGCCCGTGTGGGACTCAGGACCCCAAGGGCCCAGGACGTGGGCGCAGCGGCTGAGGGTGAAGAAAGGCTGCCTCGGGGACACAGGACACTCACAGGGCAGCTTGCATCACGGCCCTTTAACAGTCTAAGGTCAAAGCTCTTTCTCAGTAAACTGCAAGTTTCTAAGCCGCAAGGGGTTCTGTAAACCAGGGCGTGCAAAGGTCCGGGGGCACGCAGGGAACGCCGCGCGAGGCCGTGTGCGGCCGTCAGTGTCGGGTGGCGCCCTCGGCCGCGATCTGGGAAGCGCTCGCGCCCCAGGAAGTCGGAGAGGAAGGGGCGCATGAATAGAGGAAGAGCCTACATTTTCCAGGGGAGCCGATGGCTAGGTTCTCGCGCGAGCCCGTTAACACGCGCACTCGAGCTCTTCCAAGACGTGTGCCCCGCGCCGCGTTCCCCTGGGCGGCTCCCGGATGGCCGCGGGCGGGCTCAGAGTTCGGGTCTCTTTTGGAAAAGAGCTGGTCCTGAATGACAGGTTGGTAGTTCGGGGGCACAGCTGCTTCTGCGAATCCGGCTTTAACAAGGGGGACATGTTCCTCTTTCAGAGAAAGGCTGTGGGAAACGGGGGTGTCTCAGGGTTTATTTGCTGTAACTGATTTGCGAAGGGGAAATGGGAGCGGGTTaggaaaaaacagaacaaaacaaagttaCTCTGGGTGGGGCGGTTTTTCCCAAACGGCCACTTTGTTGAGATTGGAGGAAGGGAGTCCTGAAGGAGTCGGCTTGGGCCGGCTGCGCTGGTCCCGCCCAGTTGGGGACCCTCGAGTGTCTCCGGGAAGTGGGGCTAAACTTTGGAGAGTGTTTGCTGGAGAGAATTAGGATATTCGGCCTTTTGTACGCTGGGCCCGCAGGTGGAGCCTTGGATGTGGGCGAGGACCTCCCGGCTCCCAGGGCCCTGGTTCCCAGCTGCCTTCTCCTGACTGGGACCCCGTCTCGGCCCTACTAAGTGAGGGACGGGAGCGGGGCCCCCGGAACGTGTGTCTGAACAGGCCTTTGGGGGGTTCTGACATTCAGACGCGGCGCCTTGGCTTTGGGGAACGCGGTGCCACGGATTCCTCCGACGGCTAGTGGGGCCCCGGGCCTGGGCTtagttgggggggcgggggcttcCTGGAAGGGGAGGCTGGAGGCGAACCAGCAAGGGCCTTGGCCGCAGGGTCCTCCTGTGTCAAGTGGAAGCAGGATCCTGACTCAGGCGCCCGGCCTTGGACCCCCAGCCTGCAGAACGGGGTATAAGCCACCCCTTCCTGGCATCTGGGCACAGCACCCGGCGGGAGACGACAGGTGACCTcccgggggtggggagcaaaTGCGGACCAGCGTGTGGTGTGTAACGCCTTCACAGCAGGgacctgggggcgcctgggggcccCGTGGGccggcgcctgccttcagcccagggcgtgaccccggggccctgggatcgagtcccacatcgggctccctgcatggagcctgcttctccgtctgcctgcgTCTCGgcctctgtctctcgtgaataaataaaatctttaaacaaaaacaaggacCACCCCCCCTCGCCCTGTTACCGTCCCTGATACCACCTGACCCAGGCGCCCAGTTGGCTCATCCTCCTCCCGCGGTGGAGGCTGTGGACCCTCCCGGTGGCCGGTGCACACTCAGGCCGCACGTTCCAGTCCCTTCTGAGatcggtgggggtgggggggccctgcccgagggagggaggggctgccccAGGTCCCGGCCAGCGCAGTGGGTCTGAGAGTGGGTGCCCACCCTGCCAGGCCCCTCTCACCTGGAACGCACAGTAGGTACACGGATGCCCGCCCTGCCAGGCCATCCTCCCACCTGGAGCACTCAGTGGGTGTACGGGTGCCCACCTTGCCAGGCCCCTCCGCCCCCCCGGGCTGGGAGCGCACAGTGGGTGCGCAGGTGCCCACCCTGCCgggccctgccacctgcccagaGCACCTGGACACGGCCCTGTGCCCTCAGCCGGGCCATAACCTTCCCATGCCCTGTCTGCACGACACCGGCGCCCCCAAGGATCACTGGCACGTTGTCCGTCGGTCCGTCCGGGAGCCCACTCCACCTGCAGGGCCTTGCCCGGCCTATGCTCGTGCCCCTGCCGTGTCTGCAGAACTGCTCCAGCGTGCGCACCGACTGCAGGCCGCGTGTGGCCCTCTCGGCCTCCACCTGCTCCGACGACGCCTGCGCTCTAGCCCTGGAGGGGCAGGGTCACCTTTCCAGCCGTGCCTCCTTGCACATTCTTCCCCTGCCCTGCAGTTTTCCGAAGGGTCTTCTTTTTATCTTAGTTACCGTCTTCTCACGTTTACCGATTCTACTAACCCCCGTCTGTTTTGCTCATGCTGTGGTTTCTGCTTCCTAACTGGACTCGGGTGGATGCCCGTGGTGCGTCTGTGACCATATGGAGGCCTTAGCGCGCTCTCCGAGGCTGTCCCTCACCTGACCCTTGCTCTTAAGTCTGGCACAGAGTCGATGGGCTTCGCGGTGAGGCCGTGGCTTCCCCTCCCAGAGCTTCCCTGCCAGGCCATGCTGGGGTTAGGAGGCGACCCGGTGATAAACCAAGCAGGGCAGGCGTGACGGGGCACAGGCTTTTGAGGGATGTACCGTTTGCTGTGCGTGCACAGCCCCGGCTTCCAAGCGCCACCTCCCGGGATGGGCCTCTGTTCTGCGGAGGCCACGGGGACCCTCCCGTGCGACTGTCCactcctcaggctccctgccccgACGGTCTCCCCACGGCTTCTGCGCCCCCTGCCCCGTTGGCTCAGTGCGGCCGCTGCCGTGGGGTGCTGCGCGGGGAGGCTGGGCCCTCCGGCTGCGGTTTCCAATTCAGGCTGGCTTCCCCCAGGGCTTCTGTGATCCTGCTGCACCGTCCCTAGAAGGCTCTTCTACATTTAGTCCCTTGGCTTTTCACCCTGCACCTGACCGTCTTTTCTATTTCCCTGGGAAAGTCAGGATTAtccaggaatgagtcccacatcttCCTCCTTCTGGCTCACGGGGTGAGGGGCTTTCCCCTCACGTCTATCAGCGGACACACGTCCACCTTTGCTAAGCTGGACCCTTCCACCTGGCCTTTGTGCAGCACAGCCCTGGGGCTTGTGCCTGGTGTCTTGACCCTGGGGGCTCCCCACCTTGAGCGCACCCCTGTTCCTAGACGGCCTGGGACATttaaaacacaagcaaaaaaaaaaaaaaaaaaccctaaaaataaataaataaataaataaataaataaataaataaataaataaataaaaaaccataaGCGGAAAAACTTTGTGGGcccaaactcatttttttttggaaaaattctgAAGTTATGTATCTGGATAATATTTCATGTTTGAACGCATGTCTTCATTCCTTtccttgagattttatttttcattcttacccACGCACGCAAGGTGCCCGTGCATTCCCGTGTGCCCCGGGGAAGAATGTTGCAGAACGGGGAGACAGGAACCCCAGGTTGCGTCGCCGAAGGTTCAGTGATGGCAGACGGTGTAGGACGTGGCAGGTTAGACTGGAAGATCTTCGCAAGCCAGAGCAAGGTGTGTGTGAGGGCTCTAGCTGCCCGTGACACGTGTGCCAGGGCAGCGGCAGGTCCCGGGGAGAGTGACCAGGGGGCAGTCCTGGGTGGTGGAGCGGGGAAGCTGTGACACATGCTTGTGACTGTGGCACCGAAAGGTCAGGACGGACACCGGATCTGAGAGGCGGTGCGGGAAGCGAGGCGAACATTTGAGCCTCGCTTGTCTGCGTGGCTCAGGGGACAAGCACCGGGGGTTGTTGGATTCGGGTCAGGACTCCGGGAACCGCGGCAGAGACTGGGGAAAGCTGAGGttctgtgtcccccccccccgcccccgccaagaGGAGTGAGGCTCAGACCTAGAAGTTAGAGGTCGAGCATGGAAGCCAAGCAAAGTGCTGTGCGCTCAACCTGCAGTCGAACATGTACACCTGCCACCTGTGGGTTGCGAAGCATTGTCTGCAGCCGCGTCAGGGATGACCCCCAGCCCTGAGCCAGGGAATGTTGAGCCCCCCGCCGGGCCTGTGCTGGACAGTGTGTCCGACGTCGGGATGCACACGGACATCCCCGTGGGTTACGACGTGCTCCGTGTGAAAGAGGCCTCCGAGGGAAGCCTCGTTTGCGTGCGGACACGCA
This DNA window, taken from Canis aureus isolate CA01 chromosome 38, VMU_Caureus_v.1.0, whole genome shotgun sequence, encodes the following:
- the LOC144306999 gene encoding antigen-presenting glycoprotein CD1d-like isoform X2 — encoded protein: MLQLRYPLEIQVSAGCEVRPGNTSEDFFHAAVQGEEILSFQGSHWVPAPQAPRWVHRATKELNKDQGTRRTVRELLRDTCPPFVRGLLEAGRSELEKQERPEAWLSAGPAPGPGRLRLVCHVSGFHPKPVRVTWMRGEQEQRGTRRGDVLPHADGTWYLRATLDVAAQEAAGLSCRVKHSSLGGQDMVLHWGRSRSSAWLVAVAVLGSLLVIGCLGCSAAWCRARRSYQDIL
- the LOC144306999 gene encoding antigen-presenting glycoprotein CD1d-like isoform X1, with protein sequence MLPKTGAGGVAQDSDPLEIQVSAGCEVRPGNTSEDFFHAAVQGEEILSFQGSHWVPAPQAPRWVHRATKELNKDQGTRRTVRELLRDTCPPFVRGLLEAGRSELEKQERPEAWLSAGPAPGPGRLRLVCHVSGFHPKPVRVTWMRGEQEQRGTRRGDVLPHADGTWYLRATLDVAAQEAAGLSCRVKHSSLGGQDMVLHWGRSRSSAWLVAVAVLGSLLVIGCLGCSAAWCRARRSYQDIL